AGGAGCGCGACCCAAGACTTCTTGGGTCGCGAACCGGACGCGAGGGTGTTCCGTCGGGATCACGCCCGACTGTCCTGCCGCGGCTCGCGAAGCCAGCGCGGCAGACGAACACGCGCGGTTCCACGGCTGCCGCAGACAGGCCTAATCGCCAACCGATAAACATGAGCGCCGCAAGACCTCTAGAACGGCGCGTGTCCGTTCTGCCGCGCTGGCTTCGCCAGCCGCGGCACAGCGGTCGCGCGTGCCGCGAGCGCCACATGCTCGCGTCCGTGCCCGCGACCCAAGAAGTCTTGGGTCGCGCTCCTAGCCGACGACCGGATGCTCCTCGGCGACCCAGAGGGGCGAGCGCTCGAGGTCGATGAAACGACGCTCGTCCTCGAGCAGCTCGAGGCTGGCACGCTGCCCCTCGGACGAAGCCGTCGCCGCCTGGAGATCCTCGCGGCTCTCCCACCAGAGCTCCGCCACGCCGTCGTACGGTTCGGGCCCGCCGCGGCTGGCCTGCAGCACGCCGTTGAGCGGATCTTCCCGCGTGTGCACCTGGACGTATCGCCGGATGCGGAGCGTGGCCGCGTGGCGGCGGACGAGCGGACCGTGCTCCTCCCGCCAGTAG
This DNA window, taken from Deltaproteobacteria bacterium, encodes the following:
- a CDS encoding EthD family reductase, producing MVKLVFCLRRLPQLSRADFQRYWREEHGPLVRRHAATLRIRRYVQVHTREDPLNGVLQASRGGPEPYDGVAELWWESREDLQAATASSEGQRASLELLEDERRFIDLERSPLWVAEEHPVVG